Proteins from a genomic interval of Rosa chinensis cultivar Old Blush chromosome 2, RchiOBHm-V2, whole genome shotgun sequence:
- the LOC112186758 gene encoding uncharacterized protein LOC112186758 isoform X2, producing the protein MQRSIYIVLLPLFLILLFGVSSVPSFHSDIRNSVLSKTTSISNSVMGPKPMFRRTKRDTSEHAIRQRRTKSNCVLFGGHQYDEARSKKSKTMSDVQIAERSNQSGNIDGFEYYDEWFRNQNQNNFCMDDNGRSPSTVVAQGNQYSAINSRRWKTLSQPIMTRENQLGEMSNPNVDIMENRDQQEVVQVTDEYQYSYGQASYQRSKQGSAIAYEDSGISNSETSVRAQFFKSISTQELQHLLKKSSPDFDRKSLE; encoded by the exons ATGCAAAGGAGTATCTACATTGTTCTGTTGCCACTGTTCCTAATTCTGTTGTTTGGTGTTAGTTCAGTGCCCAGTTTTCATTCAG ATATCAGGAATAGTGTGTTATCTAAAACTACAAGTATTTCAAATTCAG TAATGGGACCAAAACCAATGTTTAGAAGAACAAAGAGGGATACAAGTGAACACGCAATTCGGCAAAGAAGAACTAAATCTAATTGTGTTTTGTTCGGTGGACATCAATACGATGAGGCTAGATCAAAGAAATCGAAAACAA TGTCTGATGTCCAAATTGCTGAAAGATCAAATCAATCTGGGAATATTGATGGATTTGAGTACTATGATGAATGGTTTAGGAATCAGAACCAAAATAATTTCTGTATGGATGACAACGGACGCTCTCCTTCAACTGTGGTTGCACAAG GGAATCAATATAGTGCAATTAACTCGAGGAGGTGGAAAACAT TATCTCAACCAATAATGACAAGAGAGAATCAGCTTGGGGAAATGAGCAATCCGAATGTTGACATAATGGAAAATCGTGATCAACAAGAGGTTGTTCAGGTCACAG ATGAATATCAATATTCATACGGTCAAGCATCATATCAAAGAAGTAAACAAG GATCCGCTATTGCATATGAAGATTCAG GAATCAGCAACAGTGAAACCTCGGTGAGAGCTCAATTTTTTAAATCAATATCAACACAAGAGTTACAGCATTTGCTAAAGAAAAGTTCTCCAG ATTTTGATCGTAAATCACTGGAGTAG
- the LOC112186758 gene encoding uncharacterized protein LOC112186758 isoform X1 — MQRSIYIVLLPLFLILLFGVSSVPSFHSDIRNSVLSKTTSISNSVMGPKPMFRRTKRDTSEHAIRQRRTKSNCVLFGGHQYDEARSKKSKTMSDVQIAERSNQSGNIDGFEYYDEWFRNQNQNNFCMDDNGRSPSTVVAQGNQYSAINSRRWKTLSQPIMTRENQLGEMSNPNVDIMENRDQQEVVQVTDEYQYSYGQASYQRSKQGSAIAYEDSVIRRKSTEDTMLTAWFQANKTYPEARGLTYTEFPTKFVWHDDKKYWAPRKRYEMIGRITNVPPTAGELYFMRMLLNIQKGCHDFNSIKTINGIIYPSYQEACQALGLLGDDKEWIEALTNSSYVAIASEIRQLFVTIILFCDVANPQILFDSFWSNMCDDILYKARAEIQNPNLTLSESELKNTLLFELEQLFNMSSSSLKDHQLPMPDTNKMLELNNRLLREELDYNCSELKHQHANLVAQLNTCQKIVYHEVIQGIEEKTCNTFLFMVMVELVKLFYGIQ; from the exons ATGCAAAGGAGTATCTACATTGTTCTGTTGCCACTGTTCCTAATTCTGTTGTTTGGTGTTAGTTCAGTGCCCAGTTTTCATTCAG ATATCAGGAATAGTGTGTTATCTAAAACTACAAGTATTTCAAATTCAG TAATGGGACCAAAACCAATGTTTAGAAGAACAAAGAGGGATACAAGTGAACACGCAATTCGGCAAAGAAGAACTAAATCTAATTGTGTTTTGTTCGGTGGACATCAATACGATGAGGCTAGATCAAAGAAATCGAAAACAA TGTCTGATGTCCAAATTGCTGAAAGATCAAATCAATCTGGGAATATTGATGGATTTGAGTACTATGATGAATGGTTTAGGAATCAGAACCAAAATAATTTCTGTATGGATGACAACGGACGCTCTCCTTCAACTGTGGTTGCACAAG GGAATCAATATAGTGCAATTAACTCGAGGAGGTGGAAAACAT TATCTCAACCAATAATGACAAGAGAGAATCAGCTTGGGGAAATGAGCAATCCGAATGTTGACATAATGGAAAATCGTGATCAACAAGAGGTTGTTCAGGTCACAG ATGAATATCAATATTCATACGGTCAAGCATCATATCAAAGAAGTAAACAAG GATCCGCTATTGCATATGAAGATTCAG TGATAAGACGTAAAAGTACAGAAGACACTATGTTGACTGCATGGTTTCAGGCAAATAAAACTTATCCAGAAGCACGTGGATTAACTTATACAGAGTTTCCAACTAAGTTTGTTTGGCATGATGACAAAAAATATTGGGCACCAAGAAAACGATACGAAATGATTGGACGAATAACAAACGTGCCTCCTACAGCAGGCGAATTATATTTTATGAGAATGTTATTAAATATACAAAAAGGTTGCCATGATTTCAATTCAATAAAAACTATCAATGGAATTATATACCCTTCCTATCAAGAAGCATGTCAAGCTTTAGGTTTATTAGGAGATGATAAAGAATGGATCGAAGCATTAACAAATTCTTCATACGTTGCAATAGCTTCTGAAATTCGTCAACTTTTTGTtacaattattttattttgtgacgTTGCAAATCCTCAAATATTATTTGACTCATTCTGGTCAAACATGTGTGACGATATTTTGTATAAAGCTAGAGCTGAAATTCAAAATCCAAATCTAACTTTATCTGAATCAGAATTAAAAAATACATTATTGTTTGAACTAGAACAACTATTTAATATGTCATCAAGTTCATTAAAGGATCATCAATTGCCAATGCCTGATACAAATAAAATGTTGGAATTAAACAATagattattaagagaagaattaGATTATAATTGTTCTGAATTAAAGCATCAACATGCAAATTTAGTTGCTCAACTAAATACATGTCAAAAAATAGTTTACCATGAAGTCATTCAAggaattgaagaaaaaacaTGTAATACTTTTTTGTTCATGGTCATGGTGGAACTGGTAAAACTTTTTTATGGCATACAATAA